Within Desulfolithobacter dissulfuricans, the genomic segment CCTCTTGATCTTCTAAATATTTTTCCATGACCCCCTCATCGAAGTCGGCCAACTTCTCGAGGAGCGTCATCCGGGCGGCCGATGATTTGCTCTGTAAATCGTCGGGGATCGCCTCTTCGGTAATCCTCAGGCCCTGAGTGGCCTCATCGAAACGGAGCATCCGCATGGTGATGAGGTCAATGATTCCCGAAAAGGTATCTTCACTGCCCACGGGCAGTGTCACTGCTACCGGCCTGGCACCCAGCCGTTCGGCTATCTCTTCCACGCACTTGTCAAAATCAGCACCAATTCGGTCCATCTTGTTGACAAACGCTATGCGCGGAATCTGATACCGATCTGCCTGACGCCAGACGGTCTCGGATTGGGGCTCGACACCTCCAACCGCACAGAAAACGGCTATTACACCGTCTAACACCCTCAGGCACCGTTCCACCTCGACGGTGAAGTCCACGTGCCCCGGCGTGTCGATTATATTGATCTGATGATCTTTCCAGAAGCAGGTTGTCGCAGCCGAGGTGATTGTGATCCCCCGCTCCTGCTCCTGCTCCATCCAGTCCATGACCGCGGTGCCGTCATGGACCTCGCCGATCTTATGCGACCGGCCTGTATAATAAAGGATACGTTCTGTCGTGGTGGTTTTCCCCGCGTCGATATGGGCCATGATGCCGATATTGCGCAGGTTGGACAACGATCCCTGACCAGCCACTGTACCTTCCCGTATTCCTGTTTGTCACGTTCAATTCCTGCTGCCAAAAGAAAAATGTTGGCTCTCTACAGCAGTATCAGTTCTTTGTCAATGGTTTTTCCATCGACGGAATTACTCTTTTTTCAATCGCCGAAGCCTACCAGCGATAATGGGCAAAAGCCTTGTTGGCCTCGGCCATCCGATGGGTATCTTCACGCTTCTTCACTGCGGCACCCCGTTTATTGTAGGCATCCAGCAGTTCAGCAGCCAGCTTCTCGGACATGGACTGCCCGGAACGACTCTTGGCAAAACTGATGATCCAGCGGATCGCCAGGGCATTGCGGCGCTCCGGCCGAACCTCAACCGGCACCTGATAGGTTGCCCCACCCACCCGGCGGCTCTTGACCTCGACCCGGGGACGAACATTTTCCATCGCCGCCTCGAACACGGCCAGCGGCTCCTCATCACCCACCCTCTTCTCGATAATATCCATGGCATCATAGAAGAGCCGACGGGCAAGAGACTTCTTGCCGTCCTGCATCAGCCCATTGGTGAATTTGGTCACCAGGACCGAGTTGTAGCGGGGATCGGGCTCGACGGTCCGTTTTTCCAGTAATTTCTTTCTCGGCATTTTATCTCAACTCCAGTCAGATCAACACGAACCGATAGGTATTTATTTGGGCCGCTTGGCTCCGTACTTGGAACGCCCCTGCTTCCGGTCATTCACACCAAGGGTATCCAGCGTACCACGAACAATGTGATACCGAACACCGGGCAGATCCTTAACACGACCACCACGGATCAGCACAACCGAATGCTCCTGCAGATTATGACCGATACCGGGAATGTAGGACGTGACCTCGATGCCATTGGTCAGCCGAACCCTGGCAACCTTCCGCAGAGCCGAGTTAGGCTTCTTAGGTGTCGTAGTGTACACACGCACACAGACACCCCGCTTCTGCGGGCAGTTCTGCAGAGCCGGAGTATTGGACCGCTTGGTCACTTTTTTCCGTCTTTTTCTGACAAGCTGATTGATTGTCGGCATTCCAACCACTCCTCTTTAACTTCCATGCAGGCATGCTTCCCGCATATCGAATACCGAAAGACGCAACCCTTTTAACCAGGGGACATCTTTCACAAATTTATAACGCAGCGTGCCCGCCCCCTTCATGGAGCAGGCACGAGAACAAGGGATAATATCGTAACTTCCCGACCGTGTCAAGCAGAAAGTTCGTTACTTCTTTCCTTCCTTGCGCAGCCTGTACCTTTCCAGGCCGGTACCGGCGGAAATCAGCCGACCCATGATCACGTTCTCCTTGAGCCCGGTCAGGTAATCGACCTTGCCGGCCATGGCTGCATTGGTCAGCACCTTGGTTGTCTCCTGGAACGAGGCAGCCGAGATGAAGGAATCGGTGGACAACGAGGCCCTGGTGACGCCGAGAAGCAGCGGTTCGGCCGAGGCCGGCTGTCTTCCTTCGGCCATGAGCCGCTCGTTTTCCTCCCGGAACTTCCACCACTCCACCTGCTCGTCGAGCATGAACCTGGAGTCACCGGGGTCGGTGATCTTTACCCGCTTGAGCATCTGCCGGACAATGACCTCGATATGCTTGTCATTGATCCGGACACCCTGGAGCCGGTAGACCTCCTGGATCTCGTTGACCAGAAAGCGGGCCAGGGCCTCGGCCCCCAGAACCCGGAGAATATCGTTGGGCAGGATGGAGCCTTCCATGAGCGGCTCACCAGCCTTGACATAGTCTCCCTCATGGACGGTGATGTGCTTGCCCTTGGGGATGAGATACTCCTTGGGTTCACCGGTTTCCGGGGTGACGATGACCCGACGCTTACCCTTGAGGTCCTTGCCGAAGCTGACCCGACCG encodes:
- the rpsG gene encoding 30S ribosomal protein S7 yields the protein MPRKKLLEKRTVEPDPRYNSVLVTKFTNGLMQDGKKSLARRLFYDAMDIIEKRVGDEEPLAVFEAAMENVRPRVEVKSRRVGGATYQVPVEVRPERRNALAIRWIISFAKSRSGQSMSEKLAAELLDAYNKRGAAVKKREDTHRMAEANKAFAHYRW
- the rpsL gene encoding 30S ribosomal protein S12, which translates into the protein MPTINQLVRKRRKKVTKRSNTPALQNCPQKRGVCVRVYTTTPKKPNSALRKVARVRLTNGIEVTSYIPGIGHNLQEHSVVLIRGGRVKDLPGVRYHIVRGTLDTLGVNDRKQGRSKYGAKRPK